One region of Drosophila teissieri strain GT53w chromosome 2L, Prin_Dtei_1.1, whole genome shotgun sequence genomic DNA includes:
- the LOC122611445 gene encoding uncharacterized protein LOC122611445 has product MPFSLFKTVSIAGRLPRFKSFPAITLNRRDPNGPQMEFGAAETTTTGWKTRNGHH; this is encoded by the exons ATGCCTTTTAGTCTCTTTAAAACTGTCAGCATAGCTGGTCGGCTTCCAAGGTTCAAGAGCTTTCCGGCCATAACTTTAAATAGAAGAGACCCAAATGGCCCCCAAA tggaATTCGGTGCGGCCGAAACCACGACGACTGGGTGGAAAACAAGAAACGGGCATCATTAA